The following DNA comes from Sebastes umbrosus isolate fSebUmb1 chromosome 8, fSebUmb1.pri, whole genome shotgun sequence.
ATGGAACAAATGACATCACTGACTCTCGGTATCTCTTTCTGTGCGTACTTTACCCCCCCGCcgcccccttttttttcttagacTCCATCCCTCCGTTTCCCTCCCTGTCTTCCTTCCTCCATTCCCGCATTGTGTGCAGTTCTCTGTTCGTGTTAAGGGTTTATGTAACTTTTTGGGGTGTTAGTTGCGTGGCTATGGGCAGGAAATTACTTGCCTCCTTTCAAACGTTCCATACAAAGGCTACCGTTCACATGCAGCCTCATGAAAATAGCAAGCGGTGGCACAAAATGtcaatggaaagaaaaaaaagctcccACTAGTCATGTTGGGAATGGcttgttctctttttttccaccaaGTCTCCTAATGAAAATCAAATGGGAAAAGAGGGAGGAAACGGCAACAGACTACTCGCTGCAACTGATACCACTAAACACCCTTTGCATCAATTATAAAGCTTTATCATGCACTAACATGTGTTTAAGAGTCCCATGGGCTTGGATCCAGCTATCCATTTAGGCACATGTATTTACCCTACTAATATGCTTTGTGTTTTGGTGTGGGGTGAACCACGGCAATTAGATGATATGCATCTCAAAAGGCTGGAGACAACAGCATTTCTGTTCTCACTGAGAGCCCTTTGCCCTGGGAATGTGTGGGATGTATTTAAATCGGAACTGAATGGAAGAATGGGTACTTGGCGTTGTCGTGTGATTAATGATGAAGAGGTTCACAAGTTAGCTCAGACACAAAATCCTTTGTCTGTGACTGCGGTTTGTGATGGCAACCGGTGTGTTTGGTAAGAATGCCTCAAAAATAGAACTTGAGAAAtgtcattatttaaaagttcATACTGGACTTTGTTGGACTCACCAGAGGGTTTGTCGGTGGTGGAGGGGCTGTGTGTGCCGGTGGGCATCGTTGGAAGTGGCGGTTGAGATTTCTGGTCACTCTGGATCTCGTTGCTGATTGGCTTGTTGGTTCGTGGAATGACGGGTGGCTGGTAAGGCTTGTTGAGAGGTGGCGATGGCGGAGGTGGCTGAGGCCGTGGCTGGGGGACGACGGGCACGTGATGACGAGGGGGCGGGCGACTCTGGCACTGCTCCTCCAACAGGGCAATAAGAGTCGATTGGTTGGTGGCCAAAGATGCCAAGTGCTGGTACTTGTGCTCGAGATCCTTGTACCGACCGGTGAGCTGTTGCATCTCGGAGGTTTGGTTCAGGATCTTGTTCTCCATCTGAGCCAACTCGAGGGCATTGTCCCTCTTCCTGATAATCTCGTGGAGCAGCTGCATGTACAGCTGAGTGACTCTGGAGTTCATGTTTCGGCTCTCCTTCCTCAGAAGCTTGACCTCGTTGACAATACCTCCGTCCACCTCCACCAACTGCTGCAGGGTCTCGATCTGCCTCTTCTGTTTCTGCAGCTCAACGTTTAGCAGCTCCAGCTCCTGTTTGTTCACCCGATTCTCCAGCATGGCCTCCGGCTCCTTGGAGTTGACGCAGATGGCTCCGGTCACTTTTTGTTGAGGCACAATGAAAGTGTAGGAGCACTTGTCCTGTGGCTGTTCGGCTGGAGCGCGCTTGCTCCTTCCAGCATAGAAAAATCCTTTCTCTAAATCATCCTCACTGCTCTCAAATACTTGGGTCCTGTCCTTGCCGTGGCTGTTGCCCGACGGACTCCCCTGAGTCTGCTGGGCACCGCAGGCTAGTCCATAAACAACAAGGAGCCCCAGCAGGACCATTGAAGGGGGCTCCATGTGTCCAACTCACCAACGCCTGAGGAGAATGGGGAAGAAAATGG
Coding sequences within:
- the angptl2b gene encoding angiopoietin-related protein 2b, encoding MEPPSMVLLGLLVVYGLACGAQQTQGSPSGNSHGKDRTQVFESSEDDLEKGFFYAGRSKRAPAEQPQDKCSYTFIVPQQKVTGAICVNSKEPEAMLENRVNKQELELLNVELQKQKRQIETLQQLVEVDGGIVNEVKLLRKESRNMNSRVTQLYMQLLHEIIRKRDNALELAQMENKILNQTSEMQQLTGRYKDLEHKYQHLASLATNQSTLIALLEEQCQSRPPPRHHVPVVPQPRPQPPPPSPPLNKPYQPPVIPRTNKPISNEIQSDQKSQPPLPTMPTGTHSPSTTDKPSGPFKDCLQALEDGHTTSGMYLVKPDNANRLMQVWCDQRHDPGGWTVIQRRVDGSVNFFRNWETYKQGFGNIDGEYWLGLENIYWLTNQANYKLLVTLEDWSGRKVFAEYASFRVEPEADFYKLRVGRYHGNAGDSLTWHNGKQFTTLDRDHDAYTGNCAHYQKGGWWYNSCAHSNLNGVWYRGGHYRSRYQDGVYWAEFRGGAYSLKKVVMMIRPNPNTFH